A genome region from Labilibaculum antarcticum includes the following:
- a CDS encoding carbohydrate-binding protein, whose translation MLRRLEYQSEGKSLNCWMKNFIALSFLVLFSLSFSVTAFSQGFVHVDGKNIVDGNGDNFLIRGIGTGNWMIQEGYMMQTEDVAGTQHEFRKKLEETIGETRTEEFYDAWLENHFRKIDVDSMAAWGFNTVRVAMHYKWFTPPIEEETVQGEITWKDKGFTMIDNLLSWCADNQMYLILDLHGAPGGQGGNAAISDYDDTKPSLWENDLNKDKTVALWRKLAERYADSPWIGGYDLINEINWTFPEGNNSQIRDLYGRITDTIRAVDSNHIIFIEGNSWANDFSGLTPAWDDNMAYSFHKYWNYNDVNALKWITDFREEHNRPIWLGETGENSNTWFANLAALSESNNIGWSWWPVKKSGINNVLKVETNADYTQMVEMWKGNGSMTADETYNAVMTFADKHKFENCNIQYDVIDALIRQPHTTETKPFKSHTTSQKIFAVDYDLGRNNYAYFDTDTANYHLNTGEFKAWNQGWEYRNDGVDIEKCDDSEATNGYSVGWVSGGEWLQYTINSEAHASYKLKLRTASENIASMHIEVDGKLASETFDLPSTGGWATYSTKTINNIILPEGEVKVKLVFDGGAVNLTYFSFIEPAEISDVPFELFNANTPKIDNEIYINLSKSITSTENNIDRNEFELKVNDVVVAISDLFLNDENDQQIIVKVDQDLFYNDEIKLSYQGTSVKSGVQNLSAFSEVLVNNEFQKHYEIPGKVEAEDFMVNNGFELEDCTDTGGGKNTSYAADGDYLDYLLYVPEAGMFEIEFRVATSMSAEILIQNSSEGEMVNNEIVSFGSTGGWQSWQTKTISLELPAGKVVLRLYSQAGEHNLNWISLKPATVTGIEDQMHESKLKVYPNPTSDILKVDFETYSVKQISLFNMGGKQVMSQSSTEERVWIDVNKYPAGTYLLQISGEEVNETLKVLIVR comes from the coding sequence ATGTTACGACGACTTGAATATCAATCAGAAGGAAAAAGTTTGAATTGTTGGATGAAGAATTTCATTGCTCTCTCTTTTCTTGTATTGTTTTCCCTAAGTTTTTCTGTCACTGCTTTTTCACAAGGCTTTGTGCATGTAGATGGGAAAAATATTGTCGACGGTAATGGTGATAATTTCCTTATTAGAGGTATTGGAACTGGGAATTGGATGATACAGGAAGGTTACATGATGCAAACCGAAGATGTAGCAGGAACTCAACATGAATTCAGAAAGAAATTAGAAGAGACTATCGGAGAGACAAGAACAGAAGAATTTTATGATGCCTGGCTTGAGAATCATTTCAGAAAAATTGATGTTGATTCAATGGCAGCATGGGGATTTAATACTGTGAGAGTTGCTATGCATTACAAGTGGTTCACGCCACCTATCGAAGAGGAAACCGTACAAGGAGAAATTACTTGGAAGGATAAAGGTTTTACGATGATCGACAACCTTTTGTCTTGGTGTGCCGATAATCAAATGTATCTGATACTTGATCTTCATGGAGCACCTGGAGGACAGGGCGGAAATGCTGCTATATCTGATTATGACGACACAAAGCCTAGTCTTTGGGAGAACGATTTAAACAAAGATAAAACAGTGGCTCTTTGGCGAAAACTTGCAGAGCGATATGCTGATTCACCATGGATTGGTGGATATGATTTAATCAATGAAATTAACTGGACTTTTCCGGAAGGGAACAACTCACAAATTAGAGATTTATATGGCAGAATTACAGATACAATTAGAGCCGTAGATTCTAATCACATCATTTTTATCGAAGGAAATTCTTGGGCCAATGATTTTTCAGGTTTAACTCCTGCCTGGGATGATAATATGGCTTACAGTTTTCACAAATATTGGAATTACAATGATGTGAATGCACTGAAATGGATAACCGATTTTAGAGAAGAACACAATCGTCCTATTTGGTTGGGGGAAACCGGAGAAAATTCTAATACATGGTTTGCTAATTTAGCAGCCTTGTCAGAAAGTAACAATATAGGATGGTCTTGGTGGCCAGTTAAAAAGTCAGGCATTAATAATGTGCTTAAGGTGGAGACCAATGCCGATTATACCCAAATGGTGGAAATGTGGAAAGGTAATGGTAGTATGACTGCTGACGAAACATACAATGCTGTAATGACTTTTGCAGATAAACACAAATTTGAAAATTGCAACATTCAATACGATGTAATTGATGCACTTATTCGTCAGCCACATACCACAGAAACAAAACCATTCAAATCACATACTACAAGCCAGAAAATATTTGCCGTCGATTATGATTTGGGAAGAAATAACTATGCTTACTTCGATACAGATACTGCAAATTATCATCTAAATACTGGTGAATTTAAAGCTTGGAATCAGGGATGGGAATATCGTAATGACGGTGTTGATATAGAGAAATGTGATGATTCTGAAGCAACCAACGGATATAGTGTCGGTTGGGTGAGTGGAGGAGAGTGGCTTCAATATACTATCAATTCGGAAGCACACGCATCGTATAAATTAAAACTTCGCACTGCCAGCGAAAATATAGCCTCAATGCATATTGAAGTGGATGGTAAGCTTGCTTCCGAAACATTTGATCTGCCCTCGACTGGAGGTTGGGCAACATACTCTACTAAAACGATAAACAATATTATACTGCCGGAAGGTGAGGTAAAAGTAAAACTTGTGTTTGATGGAGGTGCGGTAAACCTTACTTATTTTTCTTTTATCGAACCTGCTGAAATCTCTGATGTTCCTTTTGAATTATTCAATGCAAACACGCCAAAAATTGATAATGAAATATATATCAATCTCAGTAAATCGATTACTTCTACCGAAAACAATATCGATAGGAATGAATTTGAGTTAAAGGTAAATGATGTTGTAGTTGCAATTTCTGATTTGTTTTTAAATGATGAAAATGATCAGCAAATCATAGTAAAGGTAGATCAAGATTTGTTTTATAATGATGAGATCAAGCTATCTTATCAGGGAACAAGTGTGAAATCCGGGGTTCAAAATTTATCAGCTTTTTCAGAAGTTCTGGTAAATAATGAATTCCAAAAGCATTACGAAATTCCAGGAAAAGTTGAAGCTGAGGATTTCATGGTAAATAATGGTTTTGAATTGGAGGATTGTACTGATACAGGAGGAGGTAAAAATACTTCTTACGCTGCAGATGGCGATTATCTTGATTATCTACTATATGTTCCCGAAGCAGGAATGTTTGAAATCGAGTTTAGAGTAGCGACTTCTATGAGTGCTGAAATCCTTATTCAAAATTCATCTGAAGGCGAAATGGTAAACAATGAAATAGTAAGCTTTGGAAGTACAGGTGGATGGCAATCTTGGCAAACGAAAACAATATCACTTGAATTACCTGCAGGAAAAGTAGTCTTACGTTTGTATTCGCAGGCAGGTGAGCACAATCTGAATTGGATTTCATTAAAACCGGCCACAGTTACTGGTATCGAAGATCAGATGCATGAATCCAAATTGAAAGTTTATCCCAATCCAACATCTGACATCTTAAAAGTTGATTTCGAAACCTATTCAGTAAAACAAATCAGCCTTTTCAATATGGGAGGAAAACAAGTCATGTCTCAATCAAGCACCGAAGAAAGGGTTTGGATTGATGTTAATAAATACCCGGCTGGTACTTACTTACTTCAAATTTCAGGAGAAGAAGTGAATGAAACGCTAAAGGTTTTGATTGTCAGATAA
- a CDS encoding glycoside hydrolase family 30 protein — translation MTSTILKYFLFAIISIGTLNACNLIAGQRNQQEGVENLQTNSRSNNKITLEKAIQYTTAKDGDLRFSKSDDLLVGDFNQPGEHFSTLIIDAKKRFQIIEGFGGALTDAAAETFYKLPKNKQSEILEAYFDREKGIGYSLCRTHIHSCDFSSESYAYAEVSGDTTLENFSIEHDNKYKIPFIKEALAKSGNEMKLFASPWSPPAWMKTNNNMLEGGSLKPEYFQTWADYFVKFFDAYKKHGIDFWGLTVQNEPLAVQRWESCIFTAEEERDFVKNYLGPTLENSLMGDKKIIIWDHNRGLMYQRAQVALDDPEASKYIWGTGFHWYSGDHFENVKLVSEAFPDKKTIFTEGCEFPFDYNMLKKWTWGERYGESIIHDLNNSASGWVDWNILLDEKGGPNHVANYCYAPIIGNTKTGEIIYMNSYYYLGHFSKYIRPGAQRIICSSNDDNILATAFVNKDNSIAVVAMNQTDQQLEFKIWLEGRGTLSVLPAHSIATIVIN, via the coding sequence ATGACAAGCACAATATTGAAATATTTTTTATTCGCAATTATTAGCATAGGCACTCTTAATGCATGCAATCTAATTGCTGGACAAAGGAATCAACAGGAGGGAGTTGAAAATTTGCAGACGAATAGTCGAAGCAATAATAAGATTACTCTTGAAAAAGCAATTCAATATACTACCGCAAAAGATGGGGATTTAAGATTCTCAAAATCTGATGACCTGTTGGTTGGTGATTTTAATCAGCCGGGAGAACATTTTTCCACTCTTATAATCGATGCAAAAAAGCGTTTTCAAATTATTGAAGGCTTTGGCGGTGCACTTACTGATGCTGCAGCAGAAACTTTTTACAAGCTTCCCAAAAACAAACAAAGCGAAATTTTAGAGGCTTACTTCGATCGTGAAAAGGGAATTGGCTATAGTTTGTGTCGTACTCATATTCATAGTTGTGATTTTTCAAGTGAAAGCTATGCTTATGCAGAAGTCAGCGGCGACACAACTTTAGAGAATTTCTCCATAGAACACGACAACAAATATAAAATACCTTTCATTAAAGAAGCTTTGGCTAAATCAGGGAATGAAATGAAACTTTTCGCTTCTCCCTGGAGTCCTCCTGCGTGGATGAAAACCAACAATAACATGTTAGAAGGAGGAAGCTTAAAGCCGGAATATTTCCAGACTTGGGCTGATTATTTCGTTAAATTCTTTGATGCTTATAAAAAGCATGGGATTGATTTCTGGGGGCTTACAGTTCAAAATGAGCCACTGGCTGTTCAGCGCTGGGAATCCTGTATTTTTACTGCCGAGGAAGAGAGAGATTTTGTGAAAAACTATTTGGGTCCAACTCTCGAAAATAGTTTGATGGGGGATAAGAAAATTATTATCTGGGATCACAATCGAGGATTAATGTATCAGCGCGCTCAAGTTGCTTTAGATGATCCTGAGGCTTCAAAATATATTTGGGGTACCGGTTTTCATTGGTATAGCGGAGATCATTTTGAAAACGTGAAACTTGTATCCGAGGCATTCCCTGATAAGAAAACCATTTTCACTGAAGGATGTGAATTCCCATTTGATTACAACATGTTGAAGAAATGGACTTGGGGAGAAAGATATGGGGAGTCCATTATTCATGATCTTAATAATTCGGCTTCAGGCTGGGTTGATTGGAATATTTTACTCGATGAAAAAGGAGGTCCTAATCATGTTGCCAATTATTGTTACGCACCAATTATCGGTAATACAAAAACGGGTGAAATCATTTACATGAATTCCTATTATTACCTGGGGCATTTCTCAAAATACATCCGTCCAGGTGCACAACGTATTATTTGTTCTTCGAATGATGACAATATTCTGGCAACAGCTTTTGTAAATAAAGACAATAGCATTGCTGTTGTAGCTATGAATCAAACTGATCAGCAACTTGAATTTAAAATATGGTTAGAAGGAAGAGGTACTCTATCTGTTCTTCCTGCTCATTCAATTGCAACAATTGTTATTAACTAA
- a CDS encoding two-component regulator propeller domain-containing protein, with amino-acid sequence MMKTIKNKKFFLSVLFILCLKFSFAQYSFNKITKEQGLPHNNIECILQSSTGFMWFGTRDGLCRFDGYEVKVYRNTQDSNSISGNRILSMAEDKDGFVWVGTYQNGLNKFDPKTNQFKKYGSEYGVGNQIHRIKVLKDGTVCIGSNDGLALFDKNTDSFVVYRSDGKPLSLNSVVVSDILEAKDGQLFIATWEKDIQNFDRATGQFISIPYNNLEQNAWNYRKRLLEDREGNLWISADKHGLCKYDRKTKKSKFYFKENGLSSEVLTGDLILNSDGKIWIATDGGGISILDPQKGTFEYVNFDDEDFNSLPSNQVYTLYKDNANRIWVGTYDKGVAYYDPLAKKITSKLFPDSIHSFFKGKSVLSILQDSRGNIWIGTDGSGLHVIDKEYKLTHFYSENLDESSISGNVITSLAEDVNGNILVGTYNTGLNIYNYKTNSFTNFHQNYQNNSSLHSENVWTMLVDSQGKNWLGLLGNGVDLFNAETETFKNIGPYSNELIKIDHPNVMSIMEDSDGDIWFGTEGNGIFVYDKQANNVLRISTNSNITTEGVIKDLFQDTWGNVWIGTEGNGLFKYNKKDKEGIQYTLDNGLPSMIILGIQEDANGGIWVTSYDGIAFLSKDSNEFMSFDKSDGLSSNEFNAQAFIKLQDGAFLAGSKNGLDIFNPSELSLNLTIPKVYFTKLKIQNQEVLPGDSINQHVKLHNDITYTKEIELTYSDKVFSIEFAALNYTHPKKCQYKYKLEGFDENWYNLNSEHRFVSYSNLKNGSYTFKVQASNNDKKWGDNIAELSIRVLPPFWKTTWFGFLVVGLIVGVIVATYNYRLRILKIKFLQEQALKEKRITELEKENIESELEKLTFYTVNRNRVLINYKNRMLGLAAKAMPAVKSGLQIVIDEIDNEINDDKEWKYLEPRLDKMYNEFISKLRNEYPDLTLSEVKVASYVRMNLSSKEIAEFMHKTTRAIENDRYRLRKKLELDSNESLQRYLMDL; translated from the coding sequence ATGATGAAAACCATAAAAAATAAAAAGTTTTTTTTAAGTGTACTGTTTATTTTGTGTCTTAAATTTTCGTTTGCACAATACAGTTTCAATAAGATCACAAAAGAACAAGGCCTCCCTCATAATAATATCGAATGTATTTTGCAAAGCAGTACAGGATTTATGTGGTTCGGTACTCGTGATGGCCTTTGTCGTTTTGACGGTTATGAGGTAAAAGTTTATCGAAATACACAAGATTCCAATTCTATTTCCGGTAATAGAATATTATCCATGGCAGAAGATAAAGATGGATTTGTTTGGGTAGGCACTTATCAAAACGGACTTAATAAATTTGATCCCAAAACCAATCAATTCAAAAAATATGGCTCCGAATATGGCGTTGGAAATCAAATTCATCGAATCAAAGTTCTAAAAGATGGAACGGTATGTATTGGCAGTAATGATGGTCTTGCTTTGTTTGATAAAAACACAGATTCATTTGTGGTATATCGGTCTGATGGTAAGCCTTTAAGCTTGAATTCTGTTGTTGTTAGTGATATTCTCGAAGCAAAGGATGGACAATTATTTATTGCTACTTGGGAAAAAGATATACAAAACTTTGATAGAGCTACAGGTCAATTTATCTCCATACCATACAATAATTTAGAGCAAAATGCATGGAATTATCGAAAACGCCTTCTTGAGGACAGAGAAGGTAATTTATGGATATCTGCAGACAAACACGGTTTATGCAAATACGATAGGAAGACAAAAAAATCAAAATTCTATTTTAAAGAAAATGGCTTGAGTTCTGAAGTACTTACTGGAGACTTGATTTTAAATTCGGACGGCAAAATTTGGATTGCCACAGATGGGGGAGGAATTAGCATATTGGATCCTCAAAAAGGAACCTTTGAATATGTGAATTTTGATGATGAAGATTTTAATAGTTTGCCAAGCAATCAGGTATATACCTTATATAAGGACAATGCCAACAGGATTTGGGTAGGAACCTACGATAAAGGTGTAGCTTATTATGATCCCCTCGCAAAAAAAATTACAAGTAAATTATTCCCTGATAGTATTCATTCATTTTTTAAAGGTAAATCTGTACTTAGCATTTTACAGGATAGTAGAGGAAATATTTGGATAGGGACGGATGGATCTGGTTTACACGTAATCGACAAAGAGTATAAATTGACTCATTTTTATTCTGAGAACCTGGATGAATCAAGTATATCTGGCAATGTTATTACTAGTTTGGCCGAGGATGTAAATGGTAATATACTGGTAGGGACTTACAATACGGGATTAAATATATACAATTATAAAACGAATTCGTTTACAAATTTTCATCAGAATTATCAAAACAATTCGAGTTTACACTCCGAAAATGTTTGGACCATGCTGGTAGATAGTCAGGGGAAAAATTGGTTGGGACTGTTGGGTAATGGCGTTGATTTGTTTAATGCTGAGACAGAGACATTTAAAAATATAGGTCCTTACTCTAATGAATTGATTAAAATTGATCATCCCAATGTAATGTCTATAATGGAAGATTCCGATGGCGATATATGGTTCGGTACCGAAGGGAATGGGATATTTGTTTACGATAAGCAAGCTAATAATGTATTGAGAATAAGTACAAACTCAAATATTACCACTGAAGGGGTAATTAAGGATTTATTTCAAGATACGTGGGGGAATGTTTGGATTGGAACAGAAGGAAATGGCCTGTTTAAATACAATAAAAAAGACAAGGAGGGCATTCAATACACATTGGACAATGGTTTGCCATCTATGATTATTCTTGGTATACAGGAAGATGCGAACGGTGGAATTTGGGTAACGAGCTATGATGGAATTGCTTTTCTAAGTAAGGATTCAAACGAATTTATGTCTTTTGATAAGTCTGATGGATTATCATCGAATGAGTTTAATGCTCAGGCTTTTATTAAATTACAAGATGGTGCTTTTTTAGCTGGATCAAAAAATGGACTGGACATATTCAATCCTTCTGAATTGTCTTTAAATCTTACGATTCCAAAAGTTTATTTTACGAAACTAAAAATCCAAAATCAAGAAGTTTTACCAGGTGATTCAATTAATCAGCACGTTAAATTGCATAATGATATCACATATACTAAAGAGATTGAGTTAACTTATTCCGATAAGGTTTTCTCAATTGAATTTGCCGCCTTAAATTATACACATCCAAAAAAGTGTCAGTACAAATATAAACTGGAAGGGTTCGATGAAAATTGGTATAATTTAAATTCTGAACATCGCTTTGTATCTTATTCAAATTTAAAGAATGGAAGTTATACCTTTAAAGTTCAAGCTTCAAATAATGATAAAAAGTGGGGAGATAATATTGCAGAGCTTAGTATTCGTGTTCTTCCTCCTTTCTGGAAAACTACATGGTTTGGCTTCTTGGTTGTTGGTTTAATAGTCGGTGTTATAGTAGCCACTTATAATTATCGATTGCGTATTTTAAAGATAAAATTCCTACAGGAACAGGCGTTAAAGGAAAAGAGAATCACTGAACTTGAAAAGGAAAATATCGAATCGGAATTGGAAAAACTAACCTTCTACACGGTAAATCGAAACAGGGTTCTGATCAATTATAAAAATCGTATGCTTGGTCTTGCGGCCAAAGCAATGCCTGCAGTAAAAAGTGGTTTGCAAATCGTAATTGATGAGATTGATAATGAAATCAACGATGATAAGGAGTGGAAATACCTTGAGCCTCGATTGGATAAAATGTACAATGAATTTATAAGTAAGTTACGTAATGAATATCCAGATTTAACTTTGTCGGAGGTTAAGGTTGCTTCGTACGTAAGAATGAACCTCTCCTCCAAAGAGATTGCGGAATTTATGCATAAAACTACACGAGCGATCGAAAACGACCGTTATCGCCTTCGAAAAAAATTAGAACTCGATTCCAATGAGTCATTACAGAGATATTTAATGGATTTATAG
- a CDS encoding MFS transporter, giving the protein MNEIESKLSIKEKIGYSLGDTASHFVWDMVGFWILIFYTDTFGISAAAAGTIMLIARFWDMISDPIMGIIADRTNTRWGKFRPYILWMALPYSVLAVLTFTTPDLGPTGKVIYAGVTYMLLMTVFTAINLPYSSLGAVMTSDSYERAGLNSYRFIFAFIGQFIVSGTALSLALYFGQGDNAKGYQYTLILFSIISFALFMITFKTTKERVKPPKEQKENLKEDFRNLFKNRPWVILFFVGIISFIMFAMQNLSIAYYFKYYIGKEENVQLFNVIGTVALIVAIPFSKPLAKKFGKRNVFLASSLLSGFFFICLYLPGANNISMIYILNILAKMTYAPAVPLLWTMLADTADYSEWTTGRRSTGLVFSAATFAQKAGWGIGGALAGWMLAIFKFTPNVEQTETAITGIKLMISVIPGILYMSCAILLYFYTIDHETCVIMKSDLDKRRLAETTT; this is encoded by the coding sequence ATGAACGAAATAGAATCAAAACTGTCGATAAAAGAAAAAATAGGCTACAGCTTAGGCGATACCGCTTCTCATTTTGTATGGGATATGGTAGGCTTCTGGATTCTAATTTTCTATACCGATACCTTTGGAATCTCCGCGGCAGCAGCAGGAACCATAATGCTTATCGCTCGTTTTTGGGACATGATAAGTGATCCAATTATGGGAATTATTGCTGACAGAACAAACACTCGCTGGGGAAAATTCCGGCCTTACATCTTATGGATGGCTTTACCCTATAGTGTGCTAGCAGTTTTGACTTTCACCACTCCAGATCTCGGACCAACGGGTAAAGTGATTTATGCTGGCGTTACCTATATGTTATTAATGACAGTATTTACGGCTATAAATCTACCTTATTCATCATTAGGAGCGGTAATGACTTCGGATTCTTACGAAAGAGCAGGCTTAAATTCGTACCGATTTATTTTTGCTTTTATTGGTCAGTTTATCGTGTCAGGAACAGCTCTTTCACTTGCCTTGTATTTTGGTCAGGGCGATAATGCAAAAGGATATCAGTACACTTTGATTCTATTTTCCATTATCAGTTTTGCGCTGTTCATGATTACTTTTAAAACAACTAAAGAGAGAGTGAAACCTCCGAAAGAACAAAAAGAGAACTTAAAGGAGGATTTTAGGAATCTGTTTAAAAATCGTCCGTGGGTAATTTTGTTTTTTGTTGGAATTATCTCATTTATCATGTTTGCAATGCAGAATTTATCCATTGCATACTACTTTAAATACTATATAGGCAAGGAAGAAAATGTTCAGTTGTTTAATGTGATTGGAACTGTTGCATTGATTGTGGCAATACCTTTCTCAAAACCATTGGCAAAAAAATTCGGAAAACGTAATGTGTTTTTGGCTAGTTCATTACTTTCCGGATTTTTCTTCATCTGCCTATACCTTCCGGGAGCCAATAATATTAGCATGATTTACATCCTTAATATCCTTGCTAAAATGACTTATGCTCCGGCAGTGCCTTTGCTTTGGACCATGCTTGCCGATACTGCTGATTACTCCGAATGGACAACAGGACGACGATCAACCGGATTGGTATTTTCTGCGGCCACCTTTGCTCAAAAGGCAGGTTGGGGAATTGGTGGAGCTTTGGCAGGATGGATGCTTGCCATATTCAAATTCACACCCAATGTTGAACAAACAGAAACAGCCATAACAGGAATAAAACTGATGATATCGGTTATTCCGGGAATCCTATACATGTCCTGTGCAATTCTATTGTATTTCTATACCATCGATCATGAAACTTGTGTGATCATGAAATCTGATCTAGACAAGCGCAGATTGGCAGAAACAACGACTTAA
- a CDS encoding glycoside hydrolase family 2 TIM barrel-domain containing protein, translating to MKIHISILILFILTACKSEGINNKVSVSERNILVNDSVYTIKGICYHPVPKGGDKRSFSNLTEDLSLMVEAGINTIRVYSPITDLAVLDQIHEAGLKVIIGFGYNQGGQNDILSGTFIDYINRYKNHDAILFWELGNEYNYHPEWFGNDLRNWYVALNNAAELIHKNDQLHPVATAHGELPDSLALAMSLNIDVWGMNVYRWDNPEKIFTEWKAVSTKPMYLSEAGTDSYMTIAKSGYSKGVNELAQADATQKILDVTFQNQSICSGLTLFAFVDELWKAGNNNIQDKGGWAPNSSGVPYDGAPNEEYWGIVDIDRNKKKAFSVVKEKYSSLSVSK from the coding sequence ATGAAAATCCATATAAGCATTCTTATCCTCTTCATTTTAACGGCATGTAAGTCAGAGGGAATTAATAATAAAGTATCAGTTTCGGAAAGAAATATTCTTGTGAATGATTCGGTTTATACAATCAAAGGGATCTGTTATCACCCGGTACCAAAGGGGGGCGATAAACGGAGCTTTAGTAATTTGACCGAAGATTTAAGTTTGATGGTAGAAGCGGGAATCAATACCATTAGGGTATATTCTCCAATTACAGATCTTGCCGTTCTGGATCAGATTCATGAGGCCGGACTAAAAGTGATTATTGGCTTTGGCTACAATCAAGGCGGACAAAATGATATTCTTTCCGGCACATTTATCGATTATATAAACAGGTACAAGAATCATGATGCAATCCTCTTTTGGGAGCTGGGTAACGAGTATAACTACCATCCTGAATGGTTTGGCAATGATCTAAGGAATTGGTATGTGGCGCTAAACAATGCAGCTGAACTAATTCACAAAAATGATCAGTTACATCCGGTAGCAACAGCACATGGCGAATTACCGGATTCATTAGCTCTTGCAATGAGTCTGAATATTGATGTTTGGGGAATGAATGTTTATCGATGGGACAATCCGGAAAAGATTTTTACTGAATGGAAAGCTGTTAGCACAAAGCCAATGTATTTGTCCGAAGCAGGCACCGATAGTTATATGACTATCGCAAAAAGTGGCTACAGCAAAGGCGTAAATGAGTTGGCACAGGCCGATGCTACCCAAAAAATATTGGATGTCACTTTTCAGAATCAATCGATTTGTTCAGGGCTAACATTGTTTGCTTTTGTTGATGAGTTGTGGAAAGCAGGCAACAATAATATACAGGATAAGGGAGGATGGGCGCCAAACAGCAGTGGTGTTCCTTACGACGGAGCACCAAATGAAGAGTATTGGGGAATAGTAGATATTGATAGAAACAAGAAGAAAGCTTTCTCTGTGGTAAAAGAAAAATATTCAAGTTTATCGGTTTCCAAATAG